The Peribacillus sp. FSL E2-0218 genome contains a region encoding:
- a CDS encoding type II CAAX endopeptidase family protein, with translation MKKEYWFVIITYIAMQLSSIVGVPIFMLIGTSTGMPADELEQKSAAYWIVFSFFVALALILFLMRKDMKEKMDTSNQAPVSESILWAIGGVFLALAAQAVAGIIEQNLGVEPESENTQQLIAIISQVPMVIFVTSVLGPIMEEIIFRKIIFGSLHKRFNFFISAVLSSVIFGLAHGELEHLLLYTAMGFTFAFLYAKTGRILVSMSAHIAMNTLVVIFQVVNREQIEKMLDTAQAFIGGLL, from the coding sequence TTGAAAAAAGAATATTGGTTCGTCATCATCACTTACATTGCCATGCAATTATCCAGTATTGTCGGGGTACCCATCTTCATGCTGATTGGGACTTCAACCGGAATGCCTGCTGATGAACTTGAGCAAAAGTCTGCAGCATACTGGATCGTATTCAGCTTTTTCGTTGCATTAGCCTTGATTCTTTTTTTAATGAGAAAAGATATGAAGGAAAAGATGGACACAAGCAACCAAGCTCCCGTTTCCGAATCGATATTGTGGGCGATAGGCGGTGTGTTCCTGGCCCTGGCTGCTCAAGCGGTCGCTGGGATCATTGAACAAAATCTTGGTGTGGAGCCTGAATCGGAAAATACGCAGCAACTCATTGCAATCATTTCCCAAGTCCCCATGGTCATTTTCGTCACTTCAGTACTCGGACCAATCATGGAAGAAATCATTTTCCGGAAGATCATTTTCGGATCACTTCATAAACGCTTTAACTTCTTCATTTCCGCTGTACTTAGCTCGGTTATTTTCGGCTTGGCGCATGGTGAATTGGAGCATCTGCTTTTATATACGGCAATGGGCTTTACCTTTGCTTTTCTTTATGCGAAAACAGGCCGCATCCTCGTGTCCATGAGCGCACATATTGCGATGAATACGCTTGTCGTCATCTTTCAAGTCGTGAATCGCGAGCAAATTGAGAAGATGCTGGATACTGCTCAAGCCTTCATCGGAGGTTTATTATGA
- a CDS encoding PLP-dependent aminotransferase family protein, whose protein sequence is MRTVPINSFEDYPMTWKPTISREDRPIYQALAKRLECDIMEGLLVPGTKLPPQRELADYLDLNVSTVSKAFKVCELKGLLSATVGSGTFVSYDALSNAYLLDEVKPGHLIEMGATLPDNASFEPLLHQLKNMLQETDYEKWFGYGRTGESFWQKDAAIKLMKRGGFETTVERILFANGGQNAIAATLASLCQPGDRIGADQHTYPGLKTAAAMLSVQIVPIKSENGEMSPAAFEDACKHDNIKGIYLIPDFHNPTACSMSVENRKMIAAIAKKHDQFIIEDATYHLHNEKPLPAIASFAPEQVIYIASLSKSIAPGLRLAYVAVPSPFKEPISRALYNLNITVSPLLAELAARTIISNQFEGMIAGHRKQTIRRNQVVNRYLAGYACLGAETSIFRWLLLPGKITGAGFEALAAEQGVQVYAAERFVVGKSSPERAVRVSICAPETMEELERGLRILERLLKNLA, encoded by the coding sequence ATGAGGACTGTGCCGATCAATTCGTTTGAGGATTATCCAATGACCTGGAAGCCGACGATCAGTAGGGAGGATAGGCCGATATATCAGGCATTGGCGAAGCGGTTAGAATGTGACATTATGGAGGGGCTTTTGGTGCCTGGTACGAAGCTTCCTCCGCAGCGGGAATTGGCCGATTATTTGGATTTGAATGTAAGTACTGTTTCAAAGGCGTTTAAGGTGTGTGAGTTGAAGGGCTTGCTGAGTGCAACGGTTGGAAGCGGCACGTTCGTTTCGTATGATGCTTTATCGAATGCTTACTTACTGGACGAAGTGAAGCCGGGGCATTTGATTGAAATGGGAGCGACACTGCCAGATAATGCTTCGTTTGAGCCATTGCTCCACCAGCTGAAAAACATGCTGCAGGAGACGGATTATGAAAAGTGGTTCGGATATGGCAGAACAGGTGAAAGCTTTTGGCAAAAGGATGCAGCGATCAAGCTAATGAAAAGAGGCGGGTTTGAAACGACAGTCGAGCGCATATTATTTGCAAATGGCGGTCAAAATGCGATTGCCGCCACGCTGGCGAGTCTGTGTCAGCCAGGTGATCGCATTGGCGCTGATCAACATACGTATCCAGGCTTGAAAACGGCGGCCGCGATGCTTAGTGTGCAAATAGTGCCGATAAAATCCGAGAATGGTGAAATGAGTCCAGCTGCTTTTGAGGATGCGTGTAAGCATGACAATATTAAAGGCATATACTTGATCCCGGATTTTCATAATCCGACAGCTTGCTCGATGTCTGTCGAGAATCGGAAAATGATTGCGGCAATTGCGAAAAAGCATGATCAGTTCATCATAGAAGATGCGACGTATCATCTACATAACGAAAAACCATTACCGGCCATCGCCTCATTTGCCCCGGAACAGGTCATCTACATTGCCAGTTTATCGAAGTCGATCGCACCGGGTTTGCGGCTAGCCTATGTCGCTGTGCCGAGTCCATTCAAGGAGCCGATTTCAAGGGCACTTTATAATTTGAATATAACTGTTTCCCCGTTATTAGCGGAGCTTGCGGCGCGTACCATCATATCGAATCAATTTGAAGGTATGATTGCGGGCCATCGGAAGCAAACAATTCGTCGGAATCAGGTCGTCAATCGATATTTGGCAGGCTATGCGTGTTTAGGTGCTGAAACAAGTATCTTCCGTTGGTTACTATTGCCTGGAAAGATTACAGGTGCTGGCTTCGAAGCGTTAGCTGCAGAGCAGGGGGTACAGGTGTATGCCGCTGAACGGTTTGTAGTGGGGAAAAGTTCCCCGGAGAGGGCTGTACGGGTTTCCATTTGTGCTCCGGAAACAATGGAGGAGCTGGAAAGAGGATTACGTATCCTTGAACGTTTACTAAAAAACTTAGCCTAA
- a CDS encoding YdiK family protein — translation MKRQSPLFIGIIYAGLGVLFTAIAVQTVNSSGWGIFAYILVLIATLDFGSGLRMIMIHFKIKAAQKNKKK, via the coding sequence ATGAAACGACAGTCACCCTTGTTCATCGGAATCATCTATGCAGGCTTAGGTGTCCTTTTTACGGCGATTGCGGTGCAAACCGTCAATTCGTCAGGATGGGGCATCTTCGCCTACATACTTGTCCTTATCGCGACGCTTGATTTTGGATCGGGCTTACGGATGATCATGATCCATTTTAAGATCAAGGCAGCGCAAAAAAATAAGAAAAAATAA
- a CDS encoding GNAT family N-acetyltransferase yields the protein MIFLRNVQAADLEQLIVIENEGFSVEEAATREAFVDRITLISDTFIVAEKEGGILGYINGPIIDQPYITDDLFEEIKENPKSGGYQSILGLAVSKNARQQGIAKTLMEKMESLVEEHDRKGITLTCKQELVPFYEKLGFVSHGLSESQHGGASWFNLVKFREDKN from the coding sequence ATGATTTTTTTAAGAAATGTTCAAGCTGCAGATTTAGAACAGCTTATAGTCATTGAGAATGAAGGGTTTTCCGTGGAAGAAGCTGCCACAAGGGAAGCGTTTGTGGACAGGATCACTCTGATATCCGACACCTTTATTGTGGCAGAAAAGGAAGGCGGAATCCTTGGTTATATTAATGGTCCCATCATTGATCAGCCTTATATAACGGATGATCTTTTTGAGGAAATCAAAGAGAATCCGAAAAGTGGAGGATATCAGAGCATCCTAGGGTTAGCTGTGTCCAAGAATGCCAGGCAGCAAGGAATTGCGAAGACTTTAATGGAGAAAATGGAATCACTTGTAGAAGAACATGACAGAAAGGGAATCACTTTAACTTGTAAACAGGAATTAGTTCCTTTCTATGAAAAATTGGGGTTTGTTAGCCATGGCCTGTCTGAATCGCAACATGGGGGAGCCAGCTGGTTCAACTTGGTCAAATTTAGAGAGGATAAGAATTGA
- a CDS encoding BH0509 family protein produces MSQVERNSKAQKLIEQQKFNEKDISKMTDSQVEYYHWLYFDDSVYDYM; encoded by the coding sequence ATGAGCCAAGTAGAAAGAAATTCCAAAGCGCAGAAATTAATTGAGCAACAAAAGTTCAATGAGAAAGACATTTCCAAGATGACGGATTCACAGGTTGAATATTATCACTGGCTCTATTTCGATGACTCTGTTTATGATTATATGTAA
- the groL gene encoding chaperonin GroEL (60 kDa chaperone family; promotes refolding of misfolded polypeptides especially under stressful conditions; forms two stacked rings of heptamers to form a barrel-shaped 14mer; ends can be capped by GroES; misfolded proteins enter the barrel where they are refolded when GroES binds), which produces MAKEIKFSEEARRSMLRGVDALADAVKVTLGPKGRNVVLEKKFGSPLITNDGVTIAKEIELEDAFENMGAKLVAEVASKTNDVAGDGTTTATVLAQAMIREGLKNVTAGANPMGIRKGIEKAVNSAIAELKAISQPVENKESIAQVAAISSADEEVGQLIAEAMERVGNDGVITIEESKGFTTELDVVEGMQFDRGYASPYMVTDSDKMEAVLENPYILITDKKITNIQEILPVLEQVVQQGKPLLLIAEDVEGEALATLVVNKLRGTFNAVAVKAPGFGDRRKAMLEDIAALTGGEVITEEIGLDLKSATIESLGRASKVVVTKENTTIVEGSGDTAQIQARVNQIRVQLEETTSEFDREKLQERLAKLAGGVAVIKVGAATETELKERKLRIEDALNSTRAAVEEGIVAGGGTALLNVYNKIAEIQAEGDVATGVKIVLRAIEEPVRQIAHNAGLEGSVIVERLKGEAVGTGFNAATGEWVNMIASGIVDPTKVTRSALQNAGSVAAMFLTTEAVVADKPEPAGAGGMGMPDMGGMGGMGGMM; this is translated from the coding sequence ATGGCTAAAGAAATCAAATTTAGTGAAGAAGCACGCCGCTCCATGCTTCGTGGTGTGGACGCACTTGCAGATGCAGTTAAAGTAACGCTTGGACCAAAAGGCCGTAACGTGGTTCTTGAGAAAAAATTCGGTTCACCGCTTATCACGAATGACGGTGTGACGATCGCTAAAGAAATCGAATTGGAAGATGCATTCGAAAACATGGGTGCGAAATTGGTTGCTGAAGTAGCAAGCAAAACAAACGACGTAGCTGGTGACGGTACTACGACTGCAACGGTTCTTGCACAAGCGATGATCCGCGAAGGTTTGAAAAACGTTACAGCTGGTGCGAACCCAATGGGTATCCGCAAAGGGATCGAGAAAGCGGTCAACTCTGCCATCGCAGAATTGAAAGCCATTTCCCAACCTGTCGAAAACAAAGAATCGATTGCACAAGTTGCTGCCATCTCTTCAGCTGATGAAGAAGTGGGCCAACTGATTGCGGAAGCAATGGAGCGCGTTGGTAACGACGGCGTCATCACAATCGAAGAGTCGAAAGGTTTCACAACAGAATTGGACGTAGTAGAAGGTATGCAGTTCGATCGCGGATATGCCTCTCCATACATGGTTACTGATTCAGATAAAATGGAAGCAGTCCTTGAAAATCCATATATCTTGATCACAGATAAAAAAATCACGAATATCCAAGAAATCCTTCCTGTACTTGAGCAAGTTGTACAACAAGGTAAACCGCTATTATTGATTGCTGAAGATGTAGAAGGCGAAGCGCTTGCAACTCTTGTTGTGAACAAACTTCGTGGAACATTCAATGCAGTTGCGGTTAAAGCTCCTGGTTTCGGTGACCGTCGTAAAGCAATGCTTGAAGACATCGCAGCTCTTACAGGCGGCGAAGTAATCACTGAAGAAATCGGACTTGACCTTAAATCTGCAACAATCGAATCTTTAGGACGTGCTTCTAAAGTGGTTGTTACAAAAGAAAACACAACGATCGTTGAAGGATCTGGAGATACAGCGCAAATCCAAGCTCGTGTAAACCAAATCCGTGTTCAATTGGAAGAAACGACTTCTGAATTCGACCGTGAAAAATTACAAGAACGCCTTGCTAAATTAGCTGGCGGTGTAGCGGTCATCAAAGTTGGTGCTGCCACTGAAACAGAATTAAAAGAACGTAAACTTCGTATTGAAGATGCATTGAACTCCACTCGTGCCGCTGTTGAAGAAGGTATCGTAGCCGGTGGTGGTACAGCACTTCTTAATGTATACAATAAAATCGCTGAAATCCAAGCGGAAGGCGACGTAGCAACAGGCGTGAAAATCGTCCTTCGTGCAATCGAAGAGCCTGTACGCCAAATCGCTCACAACGCTGGACTTGAAGGCTCTGTAATCGTAGAACGCCTAAAAGGCGAAGCAGTAGGCACTGGCTTCAACGCAGCTACTGGCGAATGGGTCAACATGATCGCATCCGGTATCGTCGATCCAACTAAAGTAACTCGTTCAGCTCTACAAAACGCTGGATCAGTTGCAGCCATGTTCTTAACAACAGAAGCTGTTGTTGCGGACAAACCAGAACCAGCAGGCGCTGGCGGCATGGGCATGCCTGACATGGGCGGCATGGGTGGAATGGGCGGCATGATGTAA
- a CDS encoding dipeptide epimerase translates to MIIHDLQVKRRKVSLRVPFKTALRTATEIENIEVSLTLENGMIGKGAAAPTFIITGDSSEGIEAALVGPIKNELVGADITHFQTVLQRIQSCCVGNTSAKAAADIAVHDAYCKLLNIPLYAFLGDKKDLKTCMTVGVDTPEKMASDASKSADDGFQTLKVKVGANPELDIARIEAIRDGIPETIKLRLDANQGWRPKQAVQLINEMERKKFNIEFIEQPVASYDLEGLKFVTERVGLPIMADESLFSTKDTLKLVAGRYIDLLNIKLMKCGGISQAWNIASIAEANGVACMIGSMMEPALSVGAAAHFAASHPNVKYFDLDAPLWLSEKPDVLMYHGEEIQLSDLPGIGRV, encoded by the coding sequence GTGATTATACATGACTTACAAGTCAAGCGTCGTAAGGTTTCCTTGCGTGTACCCTTTAAAACCGCATTAAGAACAGCAACCGAAATCGAAAATATCGAAGTGTCATTAACGCTTGAAAATGGCATGATTGGCAAGGGGGCAGCAGCACCAACCTTCATCATTACGGGAGACTCATCAGAGGGCATTGAAGCGGCTCTAGTTGGGCCAATAAAAAATGAACTTGTCGGTGCTGATATTACTCATTTTCAAACGGTCCTTCAAAGAATCCAATCCTGCTGTGTCGGGAATACAAGTGCCAAAGCAGCTGCTGACATTGCTGTACACGATGCTTATTGCAAACTATTAAATATCCCTTTGTATGCTTTTCTTGGCGATAAAAAGGACTTGAAAACATGTATGACAGTGGGGGTAGATACACCAGAAAAAATGGCATCTGATGCCAGCAAAAGTGCTGATGATGGTTTTCAGACCTTAAAAGTGAAGGTTGGAGCAAATCCAGAGCTTGATATTGCACGAATCGAAGCCATCCGTGATGGAATACCAGAAACGATTAAGCTTCGTCTCGATGCGAACCAAGGCTGGAGACCCAAACAAGCGGTACAGCTGATTAACGAGATGGAACGAAAAAAGTTTAACATCGAATTCATCGAACAGCCTGTAGCAAGCTATGATCTGGAGGGACTAAAATTCGTCACGGAACGAGTTGGGCTTCCAATTATGGCGGATGAAAGTCTCTTTTCGACCAAAGATACGTTGAAACTTGTCGCTGGTCGATATATTGATCTATTAAACATTAAATTGATGAAATGTGGTGGAATCTCACAAGCCTGGAATATTGCGAGTATCGCCGAAGCAAATGGAGTCGCTTGTATGATTGGAAGCATGATGGAACCAGCCCTTTCTGTTGGAGCTGCAGCCCATTTTGCGGCCTCACATCCAAATGTGAAATATTTTGATCTTGATGCACCGCTTTGGCTTTCGGAAAAACCGGATGTACTTATGTATCACGGGGAAGAAATTCAATTATCGGATTTGCCTGGGATTGGTCGGGTCTAA
- a CDS encoding DUF3870 domain-containing protein, whose product MYEKDTIFIIGDAKSSQNNPITMKFSQYFLALVVDRRDGKIIDVDCSATVDLTIRFVQSLFIGRHVDDPSIVEDITNRYFGSSQKAMVVAFQDALKKYIAITALSK is encoded by the coding sequence ATGTATGAAAAAGACACGATTTTTATAATTGGTGATGCGAAGTCGTCACAAAATAACCCGATTACCATGAAATTCAGTCAATATTTTTTGGCGCTGGTAGTCGATCGAAGAGATGGCAAAATTATTGATGTGGATTGCTCGGCGACAGTGGATTTAACCATTCGCTTTGTGCAATCACTTTTTATTGGACGTCATGTGGATGATCCGTCCATTGTAGAAGATATTACCAACCGTTATTTTGGTTCTTCCCAAAAGGCGATGGTTGTCGCTTTTCAGGATGCTCTAAAGAAATATATAGCTATAACTGCTTTGTCTAAATAA
- the groES gene encoding co-chaperone GroES, with the protein MLKPLGDRVIIELVQSEEKTASGIVLPDTAKEKPQEGKVVAVGTGRVLENGERVALEVAQGDLIIFSKYAGTEVKYENTEYLILRESDILAVIG; encoded by the coding sequence TTGTTAAAACCATTAGGTGATCGCGTTATTATTGAACTAGTTCAATCTGAAGAGAAAACGGCAAGCGGTATTGTTCTTCCTGATACTGCAAAAGAAAAGCCACAAGAAGGTAAGGTAGTAGCAGTCGGTACTGGCCGTGTCCTTGAAAATGGCGAACGTGTTGCTTTAGAGGTTGCCCAAGGCGATCTAATTATCTTCTCAAAATATGCAGGTACTGAAGTTAAATACGAAAATACTGAATACTTAATTTTACGTGAAAGCGACATTTTGGCTGTAATCGGCTAA
- a CDS encoding MFS transporter produces MVLQNSVKELAGQSNRLQSYIDSPEKQQQLYKRSLLVVVISQIFGGAGLAAGVTVGALLAQDMLGTDSVTGIPTALFTLGSAGAALLVGRLSQRFGRRPGLAAGFFAGGIGAVGVVIAALTNSILLLFASLLIYGAGTATNLQARYAGTDLANSSQRAKAISMAMVSTTFGAVAGPNLVDVMGDLAVSIGIPALAGPFILAAIAYLLAGFVLFMLLRPDPFIVAKAIAAAQKGTSDSPLNGKADLLSANRRGIYAGAAVMVLTQFVMIAIMTITPIHMGHHGHGLNEVGLVIGFHIGAMFLPSLVTGFLVDKMGRGVMAIASALTLLIAGILAALGPADSMMMLIIALALLGLGWNFGLISGTAILVDAAPPSTRAKTQGSVDVLIALSGALGGGLSGMVVAHSSYATLSIAGAVLALLLIPFVLWAGSGRHEKTSGLQQIDKK; encoded by the coding sequence ATGGTATTGCAAAATAGTGTAAAAGAGTTGGCAGGCCAATCGAATAGACTGCAAAGCTATATTGATTCTCCTGAAAAACAACAACAATTATACAAACGGTCGTTACTGGTTGTTGTCATATCCCAAATTTTCGGCGGAGCAGGACTTGCAGCGGGGGTGACAGTGGGGGCATTGCTGGCACAGGATATGCTGGGTACAGATAGTGTGACGGGAATTCCTACGGCGTTATTCACGTTAGGGTCAGCAGGGGCTGCGCTGCTAGTGGGGCGTCTGTCCCAGCGCTTCGGACGCCGTCCAGGACTTGCGGCAGGATTTTTTGCGGGAGGCATCGGTGCCGTTGGCGTGGTGATCGCAGCTTTAACAAATAGCATCCTGCTGTTATTTGCATCACTGCTTATCTACGGCGCCGGGACGGCGACAAACTTGCAAGCACGATACGCAGGAACGGACTTGGCAAACTCGAGCCAAAGAGCAAAAGCGATCAGCATGGCCATGGTTTCGACGACATTCGGTGCCGTGGCAGGACCGAACCTGGTGGATGTCATGGGGGATTTGGCTGTATCAATTGGAATTCCAGCTTTAGCTGGTCCATTCATATTAGCTGCGATAGCTTATCTACTTGCAGGCTTCGTATTATTCATGCTGCTTCGTCCTGATCCCTTCATTGTTGCAAAAGCGATTGCTGCTGCTCAAAAAGGAACTAGTGATTCACCTTTGAATGGGAAGGCCGATTTGCTATCGGCAAACAGGCGGGGCATTTATGCAGGAGCTGCAGTAATGGTTTTAACCCAATTCGTCATGATTGCCATCATGACGATAACACCCATACATATGGGCCACCATGGTCACGGGTTAAATGAAGTGGGGCTGGTCATCGGATTCCATATCGGTGCCATGTTTTTGCCTTCGTTGGTGACCGGTTTTCTTGTGGATAAAATGGGTCGTGGCGTTATGGCGATTGCTTCTGCCCTTACGTTACTGATTGCCGGCATTTTAGCTGCTCTTGGACCTGCTGATTCGATGATGATGCTCATCATTGCACTTGCCTTGCTTGGGCTAGGCTGGAATTTCGGTCTGATTAGTGGCACAGCCATTCTGGTGGATGCCGCCCCTCCATCCACCCGGGCTAAGACACAGGGCTCTGTAGATGTTTTGATTGCATTGTCGGGCGCATTGGGCGGAGGCTTATCGGGAATGGTTGTAGCCCATTCCAGTTATGCAACGTTATCGATTGCGGGTGCCGTGCTTGCCTTACTGCTCATTCCGTTTGTCCTTTGGGCAGGTAGCGGTCGACATGAAAAAACTTCAGGACTTCAGCAAATTGATAAAAAATAA
- a CDS encoding DUF819 family protein: MIQDGFMYFSVLVAFAALMVAFEKKFNTNRFLKFIPGIVLIYIGSAIMQTCGLFADNESTATVYSSVKGALLPAMLAIMLLKCDIRSIIKLGPRMLGGFLVAVVSIMIGFIVVYIAFQHFYIKDTWKAFGALAGSWTGGSANMVALQGILKVPENIFGYALMMDTINYAVWVMFMFWLVPFAGKFNRWTKADTSFLQKGFEEAAASSEEKTGVQFQHMLYLLGIGLFISALSTFAGQHLPEIGAVINGTSWTIMLASVIGLILGQTPVAKIPGALDVSNVMLYVIVALIASQSDFSNIAQAPIYLVSGFLIMLIHLIIMLLLGKLFKYDLFTLGVASLANIGGMASAPMLAASYSRALIPVGVIMALIGSFLGTYFGMIVAKILSIF, translated from the coding sequence ATGATTCAGGATGGATTCATGTATTTCAGTGTATTGGTTGCTTTTGCAGCTTTAATGGTTGCGTTTGAGAAGAAATTCAATACCAATCGCTTTTTAAAATTTATACCGGGTATAGTTCTTATTTACATCGGTTCTGCGATCATGCAAACTTGTGGTCTCTTTGCAGATAATGAGTCCACAGCGACTGTTTATTCCAGTGTAAAAGGAGCCTTGCTTCCCGCTATGCTGGCCATCATGTTATTAAAGTGTGACATACGCAGTATTATCAAGCTAGGACCGCGGATGCTTGGCGGGTTTTTAGTAGCTGTTGTCAGTATAATGATTGGCTTTATCGTAGTCTATATCGCTTTTCAACACTTTTATATTAAAGATACGTGGAAGGCATTTGGAGCACTTGCAGGAAGCTGGACAGGTGGATCTGCAAACATGGTGGCCCTTCAAGGCATATTGAAAGTGCCGGAGAATATCTTTGGTTATGCCTTAATGATGGATACAATTAATTACGCAGTTTGGGTCATGTTCATGTTTTGGCTTGTTCCATTTGCGGGAAAGTTTAATCGCTGGACAAAGGCGGATACAAGCTTTCTTCAAAAAGGATTCGAGGAAGCGGCAGCAAGTTCCGAAGAAAAGACTGGAGTACAATTCCAGCATATGTTGTATTTATTGGGTATTGGTTTATTCATTTCAGCTCTATCTACCTTTGCAGGTCAGCATCTTCCCGAGATAGGTGCCGTAATAAATGGGACAAGCTGGACAATCATGCTTGCTTCCGTGATCGGTTTAATTTTAGGACAAACACCAGTTGCCAAGATTCCGGGTGCATTGGATGTTTCGAATGTGATGCTATATGTTATTGTTGCACTCATTGCCTCGCAATCGGATTTTTCAAATATTGCGCAAGCACCGATTTATCTTGTCTCTGGATTCTTGATCATGTTGATCCATTTAATCATCATGCTATTGTTAGGGAAACTCTTTAAATATGATTTATTTACACTTGGCGTGGCAAGCCTTGCGAACATCGGCGGGATGGCATCAGCGCCAATGTTAGCTGCATCATATAGCCGCGCACTCATTCCAGTTGGTGTGATCATGGCATTAATCGGATCATTCCTTGGAACCTATTTTGGTATGATCGTTGCTAAAATATTAAGTATTTTCTAA
- a CDS encoding DUF1878 family protein, with translation MDNMLDELNKVKYHQKLLLTIALDNNPEQYTYFHFIMNHDLSEKDSKVIFHLLHALEDKRKGTYQKDKYEAGIASLLGDNPSVSIDTIEKALLHVNIDVNPVYLTKSMRD, from the coding sequence ATGGATAATATGTTAGATGAATTAAATAAGGTGAAATATCATCAAAAATTACTGCTTACAATTGCATTGGATAATAACCCTGAACAATATACATATTTTCATTTCATTATGAATCATGATTTAAGTGAAAAGGATTCAAAGGTAATTTTTCATTTGCTGCATGCTTTAGAAGATAAAAGGAAAGGTACTTACCAAAAGGACAAATATGAAGCAGGCATTGCATCACTACTAGGAGATAATCCTTCAGTGTCCATAGATACTATTGAAAAGGCATTGTTGCATGTAAATATAGATGTAAATCCCGTTTATCTAACTAAATCTATGAGAGATTAA
- a CDS encoding DMT family transporter, translating into MKSSIQFILSMIIFGTIGLVVKFIDLSSSETALLSSSIGCLFLVFVFVMMRKPIPWKFVKGNALPLFLSAFALGGNWIFLYQSYEHTTLANATLGYYFAPVFVMVLSPFVLKERLPIKKVVCIGVAIVGMLLIIGNGIGASGREDLLGILFGLIAAAFYAALMLLNKFIKNIDMLEITIIQLGTTAFLLLPYVLFTEGLGILEAPRTSIPFVLLLGVVNTGIGFWLFFSGMENLKGQSIAMLSYVDPFVAILISAALLQENMTTVQIFGGTLLLGSTFVSEYNFIHVRKVYAKILTK; encoded by the coding sequence ATGAAATCTAGCATTCAGTTTATCTTATCAATGATCATCTTTGGTACGATCGGTTTAGTTGTAAAATTCATTGATTTATCCTCGAGTGAAACAGCTTTGCTGAGCAGTTCGATCGGGTGTCTTTTTTTAGTGTTCGTATTTGTAATGATGAGGAAGCCCATTCCTTGGAAATTCGTAAAGGGCAATGCTCTTCCCTTGTTTCTTTCCGCTTTCGCTTTGGGAGGGAATTGGATTTTTCTTTATCAATCCTACGAACACACAACACTTGCGAATGCAACATTGGGTTATTATTTTGCACCAGTCTTTGTCATGGTTCTCTCGCCATTCGTACTGAAAGAACGATTGCCAATCAAAAAAGTAGTTTGCATTGGCGTAGCGATAGTCGGTATGTTATTGATTATCGGAAACGGTATTGGCGCCTCTGGCAGAGAAGATTTGCTGGGGATTCTTTTCGGGTTGATCGCGGCTGCATTTTACGCCGCCTTAATGTTATTGAATAAATTCATTAAAAACATCGACATGTTGGAGATTACCATCATTCAGCTTGGCACCACTGCCTTCCTGCTCTTGCCTTATGTATTATTCACTGAGGGGCTGGGTATTTTGGAAGCACCAAGGACTTCCATTCCGTTTGTGCTGCTCTTAGGGGTTGTGAACACAGGTATTGGTTTTTGGTTGTTTTTTTCCGGAATGGAAAATTTAAAAGGGCAAAGCATTGCCATGCTAAGCTATGTGGATCCATTTGTAGCGATCCTGATATCGGCTGCATTACTACAAGAAAATATGACAACCGTTCAAATCTTTGGCGGCACCCTCCTGTTAGGCTCAACCTTTGTAAGTGAATATAATTTCATTCATGTCCGAAAAGTTTACGCGAAGATCTTAACGAAATGA